One Megasphaera elsdenii DSM 20460 genomic window carries:
- the rnr gene encoding ribonuclease R — MDLQLAHDIISICNEDSGGATVEDCAEQLGITGARLADVFDTFEELVRSEKLMRIAGDRYISAKQPQEITGIYKGYTPTFGFVLSQDLTEDVYIAEQNRHTAMNNDKVTVRILHSGDGRHKQEGEIVSIVERANKTLVGTFQLEKHSAFVTPDDERIREDIYVPLDKTGGARSSARVLVKITKWPEEGRKAEGEVTEVLGYDGDKDLDIKVIMARHGLPFDFPDDVKKEAAKIDTAVTLEAGRRDYRDRQLITIDSEDAKDLDDAIDVVRLPNGHFRLGVYIADVSYYVRPGSAIDQEAYNRGTSVYLVDRVIPMLPTVLSNGICSLNANEDRYSMTCVMEIDENGKVLKADIGPAVIRVKRRCNYVEIRKALLEGIVPDDLQPFMPMLHELRSLSTILKNMRLRRGAIDFDFPEYKVILDPEGVPLRLEKRERTIAEQIVEESMLIANETVACYLRDSENPSVYRIHELPEPERLEMMRTVLSSFNLPMPDTEAVKPADFQKLLEMTKGTDEAAVVQTIALRSMQQARYSTTNAGHFGLASECYTHFTSPIRRYPDLMVHRLIRQYQRRGKLTEEESQQSLSYHTIASDQASSRERIAVEAERETDDLKKCQYMLPFIGQPFEAHITGITSFGLFVGLENGIEGLVHISLLTDDDYEFDEASYTLRGQHGGKVYRLGDAMEVTLAQVNVEKCEIDFVPGRYESLEDVQQLMAASAERRHKRKHSDKKDTDTKRNWFAGAIGKKGKKDKKDKKGRKEKKSGRKAARKGKGRKSRGKKKKK; from the coding sequence TATCTCGGCCAAACAGCCCCAGGAGATAACCGGCATTTATAAAGGCTATACGCCGACGTTCGGCTTCGTCCTCAGCCAGGATTTGACAGAAGACGTGTATATTGCCGAACAGAACCGCCATACGGCCATGAACAACGATAAGGTCACGGTCCGCATCCTGCACAGCGGCGACGGCCGGCACAAACAGGAAGGGGAAATCGTATCCATCGTCGAACGGGCCAACAAGACCCTGGTGGGCACGTTCCAGCTGGAAAAGCACAGCGCCTTCGTCACGCCTGACGACGAACGGATCCGCGAAGACATCTACGTGCCCCTCGACAAGACCGGCGGCGCCCGTAGCAGTGCCCGCGTCCTGGTCAAGATCACCAAGTGGCCTGAAGAAGGGCGCAAAGCCGAAGGGGAAGTGACGGAAGTCCTCGGCTATGACGGCGACAAGGACCTGGACATCAAGGTCATCATGGCCCGCCACGGTCTGCCTTTCGATTTCCCGGACGACGTCAAGAAGGAAGCCGCCAAGATCGATACGGCGGTCACCCTGGAAGCAGGGCGCCGCGATTACCGCGACCGCCAGCTCATCACCATCGACAGCGAAGATGCCAAGGACCTGGACGATGCCATCGACGTCGTCCGCCTGCCCAACGGCCATTTCCGCCTGGGCGTCTACATTGCCGACGTCAGCTACTACGTCCGCCCGGGCTCGGCCATCGACCAGGAAGCGTATAACCGCGGCACCAGCGTCTATCTCGTCGACCGGGTTATCCCCATGCTGCCGACGGTCCTGTCCAACGGCATCTGCAGCCTCAATGCCAACGAAGACCGTTACTCCATGACCTGCGTCATGGAAATCGATGAGAACGGCAAGGTCCTCAAGGCCGACATCGGTCCGGCTGTCATCCGCGTCAAGCGGCGCTGCAACTACGTCGAAATCCGCAAGGCCCTCCTGGAAGGCATCGTGCCCGATGATTTGCAGCCCTTCATGCCCATGCTCCACGAACTGCGGTCTTTGTCGACGATCCTCAAGAACATGCGCCTCCGCCGCGGGGCCATCGACTTCGATTTTCCGGAATACAAGGTCATCCTCGACCCGGAAGGCGTGCCGCTGCGCCTGGAAAAACGGGAACGGACCATTGCCGAACAGATCGTCGAAGAAAGCATGCTCATCGCCAATGAAACCGTAGCCTGCTATCTCCGGGACAGCGAGAACCCGTCGGTCTACCGTATCCACGAACTGCCCGAACCGGAACGGCTGGAAATGATGCGGACCGTCCTGTCCAGTTTCAACCTGCCCATGCCCGATACGGAAGCCGTCAAGCCGGCAGACTTCCAGAAGCTCCTGGAAATGACCAAGGGGACCGATGAAGCGGCTGTCGTCCAGACCATCGCCTTGCGCTCCATGCAGCAGGCCCGCTATTCGACGACCAATGCCGGCCACTTCGGCCTGGCTTCGGAATGTTATACCCATTTCACGTCGCCTATCCGCCGCTACCCGGACCTCATGGTCCACCGCCTGATCCGCCAGTACCAGCGCAGGGGCAAGCTGACCGAGGAAGAATCGCAGCAGTCCCTGTCGTACCATACCATCGCTTCCGACCAGGCCAGCTCGCGCGAACGCATTGCCGTCGAAGCCGAACGGGAAACGGACGACCTCAAGAAGTGCCAGTACATGCTGCCCTTCATCGGCCAGCCCTTTGAAGCCCACATTACGGGCATTACGTCTTTCGGCCTCTTCGTAGGCCTGGAAAACGGCATCGAAGGCCTGGTCCATATTTCCCTGCTCACCGACGACGATTACGAATTTGATGAAGCGTCGTATACCCTGCGCGGCCAGCACGGCGGCAAGGTCTACCGCTTGGGCGATGCCATGGAAGTCACCCTGGCCCAGGTCAATGTGGAAAAATGCGAAATCGACTTCGTCCCGGGCCGCTATGAATCGCTGGAAGACGTCCAGCAGCTGATGGCAGCCAGTGCCGAACGGCGCCATAAACGGAAGCACAGCGACAAGAAGGACACCGATACCAAGCGCAACTGGTTCGCCGGGGCCATCGGCAAGAAGGGAAAGAAAGACAAGAAGGACAAGAAAGGCCGCAAAGAAAAGAAATCCGGCCGCAAAGCGGCGCGCAAGGGAAAAGGCCGGAAGAGCCGCGGCAAGAAAAAGAAGAAATAG